The Gopherus evgoodei ecotype Sinaloan lineage chromosome 4, rGopEvg1_v1.p, whole genome shotgun sequence nucleotide sequence atgtcccccctctggctcctatgtgtaggggcagccggGGCTCCGCACGttgtccccaccccaagcgcggcccctgcagctcccattggccaggaaccaatGTGGACgtggcagtgtgcagagctgtccTGCCacgcctccacgtaggagctggagggggaacatgccgctgcttccgggagctgcttgaggtaagtgctgcccagagcctgcacctctgaccccctcccatgccccaaccccctacccatgatcctcctcccaccctccagatcccttggtcccagcctgaagcaccctcctgcaccccaacccctcatcctcagccccatcccagagccaacacccccagtcggatccctcaccccctcccacaccccaacccccaatttcgtgagcattcatggcctgccatacaatttccatacccagatgtggtccttgggccaaaaagtttgcccacctccacTCTAGGCCATAGTGGCTCTTGCAAAATACCTATGTTAGAACTCTGTGAAAACAAGAGCACCACCGTCTCTTAGCATTGCCTAGGATTAGTTTTTCCCAATCCCTCTTTTAAACACTGCCGAAGAGCAGACCCTCTGGCTcagtttccctccctctctccacttCTATAAAAGACACCCATGTTTGCAGATGGGATTTAAAGAACAGTTTTGAAAGACTATGTACtgttaagagagagagagcatggctgCTAGTGTCATGGAGATGCAATAGTGTTCATTCCTGAAATTCAGCAGTGTCACACCATTAGCCATGGAACAGTCCAGATGCTCCTCGACTTACGCAAGGGTTGCATTCTGGAACGCCTTGCGTAACTCCaattttgcgtaagtcggaaACTTATCTCCGACCATGACGCaaacacacaccctccccccgccccaaaccCTTCTATTTCTAGCTTACAGAACTTCTTCCGTCCGCTCAAATTTGCGTACGTTGGGTTTTTGTAACTCAGGGCGCGTCTGTATTACGCTGTACCTTTACTTGACACTTTTCCAGTTCCTCTTTCAGCTTCGATCTCTCCTTTTCCCATTCTTCCAGTGTACATTTccccacttccttttctttttgcctgAGGATTCTTGCCAGCCGTTGATTAAGATCCTGCACATCTGCTTGATTTTTTGAATTCTTTTGACTAAGTTCTGCATTTTCAAAGTCAAGCTGCTGATTCCTGTCTTTCAAATCTGATACCTGATTAAAACAGGAAGTATCAGAAATGACTAAATAAATCTCTCCTGCACTGAACAATAGGTTCAGGAATCAGATACACAGTACAGAATCTCTTTCATACAAAGGGAATGGTTCCTATCCAGATTCTAATTCGTAATATGATGGCATGACCTACTTACACTGCTGTGCTTTCCCAAGAGCAGCATTCTACCTAAGCCAGTCAGAACTCCAGTAACATACACGTTTATTTGCTCTCATTATAATCTGTCTTGTTCAATCATTCTATGAAGAAATTTTACGTCAAGCCAAACAGCGCCACGTTCTAACGCAGTTCACTTTCATGATAGTTTGCCGTGACTGACAAATTTACTCATCAGTCTCTCTTTTGCCATGAGGACATACGTTTTGAGGGGTGTAGGACTCTCATCCATAAGATAAATTACTGTGAGCAAGCAGCATTTTCTAGGCAACATTAAAAAAagggcaacaacaaaaaaactgttgagtttgtttttaaacctattACTCTTCACCTGTGATGACTGTACAGCACTCCACTtaaaaattttagagcctgtaaTTGATGCAAGTAAATCTAATGCGTCTCTCGGGGTGAAATATCCAGCACTGGAAGCATTTCTATGCCCAACTGATCTGGGAAGAGAGGCCAGCCCTGGAAATACAACTAAGATCTGCCACTGGGTGCTGCAGAGCAGGACCCACCAGGGAGACAAAGACAGACATTTGTTAAAATTAAGGACTTGTCTACTCTTGCTGTGCTGCAGAAGCACTTAGTGAAGAAGAGGTTACCTATGCCGACGGGCGAGCTtgtccatctccctgagaggcagtagttaggtgaatgggagaagccctcccatcgacAAGAGTGCTATCTACATGGAGAGTTAGGGAGGTAGAACATGTCACTCAGGGACACCTCTATGCAAAGGAGTTACACTGATATAAGAATGTATTTTCATTAGGAAGTCTTTCCATGTTGAATAATGCAATAAACACCTTAAAAAGTCTGAAAACTACTCTAAGTACCTAGGTAATAAAAGTGTGCAAATTACCTGTAATGCAATATGTCAAGGAAACCTTTAATCAACACTAACCAGTGAAGGAGAACATCTTTGAATTTTGTAATATATGCAAGGTGCATCTCCTCTTGCCTTCATGACATTTAAACTATGGGGCAGAAATTACCTTACGCATCAATGTCTCTTTACAGAAGAGATTTAGGAGGAAACCTCAGTCTACATACCTGTTTTCTCAAGTTGTCAGCCATCTTCTGCACAGCTACCTTCTCCTTTCTTATAGCCTCTATTTTTTGCCTAAATAATGGACATTGAACAAAAGTATGGTTTACACTTGGTTTTTTCAGATGTGCTATGTGCTAGAACTGTTTCAAAATGCACCATCTTTCCATCTGAAATGGTCATGGTTGAAAAATTCCTGGTTAGTACTAGAAAGGCACTCAACAGCtgcctgttatgttcattccctctgaagcacctggcactgggccactgtcggaagacaggatactgggatagatggacctttggtatggcaattcttatgttcttaagacagGGAACTGCTGTTTTCCCATAGGCACAGTCAGTGCTCGCCTTCCCTCTCTTTCCTCAGGAACTGATGCATGTGGTCCAAGAAATACCTCCCCTTCTTTTCTGGAAGGCGCTGGCAATCCAAGGACCACATGTTCGACAGTCCTTCAGGAGACAGATGGAAGTCAAGGCATGCAAATACTCCCGCCCCTCCTTTTTCATGGTAAAGGTCTTTGGGCACATCATTTTTGCATATCAGAAGCAACAACGCCACTGTAAGCAGGTAGACATGATTGCTAAGCAATGTGAGCAGCTGCACAGTGCTTGGCCTGTGGACCACATTGGCAGACAGGTCCCTCACCTGTCTTCTCAAGTTTACATAGGACCGCTGTTTCTGCCGCTAAGCAAGGGGATGGACAGCATTAGTACATAGATCATTTAGTAGGTGATGTGCTTCTCTGGCGAGAGAACTCCCTTTCCCCATCTGGCAATATACTGAGCAAGCAGAGGCTGGTATGAGCTCATATGCTGCCAAAACTCTACAGCGAATAAGTGCTGTCACTGGAAAGAATTGCTGTTATTTTAAAGGCATACAACATTTCTAACAAGCTAAAGAACCTTGAGACGGACTTCCTATATCCCATAACAGCAATAAGGGTGCCATTTTTCTTGTTTGCATTGCAGTTAAAACCAGGAAGCACATGCAACACATGCCACTTCATATTCTTACCACATTTCTTCTCGAGATCCATTTAGCTCCCTTAGTTTCAGGTTAGAAACACTACCTTCCTCATTTAACAGGGTTATTTCATTCTTCAGAATAGCATTTTCTTCTCTGAGCTTCTCAGCCTCACATCTATAGTATAGAGACAAGACAATTGAAACACACCGATGTTCTTGTACCTCTTCCAGCTCCACTGGCAGAAAACATTCTCATTATAAAAGGCAAATTACTTCTGACAACTAAAACAGCAGAACTTCCCGTTGATAAATATCATACAGATGAATTTAAATGGCTTTTATGTAATGCTTACTAAGAGCACCTCCCAGAGCATTGCATAAGTGCTGTTTTAATTTCATGTACAAACTGAATAAAAGAAGTCTGTTATACTGAAATGTGATTGCGAATTTAAATTACGCCGCCGTAATCCAGTAAAAAAATCTCAGTGTATAATTTTACAGAACTTTTTGTTTGCAACATGATTTGAAGACAATGTATTAGTTCAGACAGTTTGAAAGCAATTGTTTTGCCACACTTTGCATATTGTAATGTATTAGACCATCTGTTTCAGGAACAGCAGTTCAATACAATGGGAATACCAGCATGAAAAGTAGCAGAATTTGACctgtcttttcttttgtttgtgaTTTTAGAGTAGGTGCTTTTATATCAGGATCTAGACATGCTGCAACACTTGAAAGGGTCATTCCAGGCTTCCGATAAGAATTTACTAAAAAGTTAACAGCCATTTGTAACCACTTTGTGTAATCTCAAGAGAATTAATTCTTTAACTGCtaaatttcaacaaaaatgaaGGTAATTTATTATGAGCTACATGTGTTCTTAGTTATGTTGGTATTTACCATATCACATACTTAATGGATTCTGAAGGATTTAGGTACTCCTATTTTGAGAAAATTACTAAGATTGTCTAGTATTAACtttaacattttagaaaattGCAGCTCTGCTAGCACCCTGAGTTACAGGCCAAGAACTAAGGCAAGAGAAGTAGAGAGATTATTAGTATGAAAGTTGAAAGCAATCCAAAGAAGTTACAGTAATGTTCTTTCACATTAACATGTTTGTTTCATTGAGACTTATCAACTAAAATACACTCTGCAAGAATACATACATACAATCAAACTGAACAGTTGACAAAATTACTCTTACTTTACCATCACTGCTTTTAGAAGATCATCACTTATGTAACTGCACAGAAGATTAAATTAACCTACAAACGTTCATAATCCACATTAAAGTAGTTTTCTTACTAGTCATTAGAATCCAAGGCATTGTCTTCTAGTCAAGGTTAATCTACTTGTTAAtgtgatgcaatcataaggaagtcAGTAGCAGTTACATGCCAGTCAATGAATGCTAGCAGGTTAGTATTCtaagcacagcaagcagcaaagtTAGATTTTGGGGGGAACACAAATatgtcccaattttttttttaaagtgtacatTACCTCAGGAGTTCAACTTTTTGCTGCAGCTCACTACATGTGCTTTGCAAATCATGTATTGTTGAATTCAACTCTTTTTCTTCTTGAGAATGCATGTCTTTTTGCTTAACCAGAGAAGTAACTTTCTCTTTCAGCTTCCTGCTCAGCTCTTGTAGCTCTCGTTTCTCCGCTGCCAGGTCTTTTATCGTGGTCTCACATTGGCCATGTTTGTCTTGCAGGACTTTAAATGTTAAAGTATATTCTTCCAGTTTTCCAAGTCTGCACTGCAGTCTTAAGTTCTCACTGTGCATCTCTATCTTTTCCTGTGCAGATTGGTCACAGGCATATTCCAGTTCCTGAACTTTTTCCAGGAGCTGTGTTTTTTCTTGCCTGAGTTTGACACTTTCTTGAGTACTTTCTTCTAACCTGTGCTGCAGGCTTGTAAGTCGTGGTACATCCTCTTcaagttttttattttgttcaaatAACTTTATCATTTCAGATTTCAGGCCTTTGTTTTCTAGCTGGATTTCTTCCTGTAATGATAGAAGTATAGCTTGTGCCCTTGATCTTTCTTCTAGCTCTTCAATCTTTTTCCAAAGCTGAGGTACTAGATTGTTCAGCTGTCCATTCTCTTCAGTTGCTCCACAGATCTGCTCAAGTTGAACAGAAGCTTCAGTTATTTCCTCAGCCTTTTTTAGTTCAGTCTGTAGCCTAGAAACTTTATGGTCTGTAGCATGATCAGATGTTATTTTTGCCACCTTGCTATCTTCCTGAAAACATCCCTTCTCTTTCTCAACATCTTCACAGAACATCTTCAACTTGGGAACCGCCTCAAAGATTTTCTCAAGCTCTGTCTGTTTCATTTCCAGCACAGACACTTTGGAAGCCTGATCTTGCTTCTTGTCATTAGCTTCATTATATTCTGCTTCCAATACCATTATATTTTCCAGAAGCTGACCAATCTGTATTTTCAGGGCATGGTTCTCTACCTTAGTGTCTTCATACATCTGCTCTAGGCTGGAATAAGCCTCAACCATTTCTTCAAGCTCCTTAGTTTTAGCCTCCAACAATGAAAGAACAAGCAAGTATGCTCTGTGATCTGTCTCTTTACAACCATCTTGCAGATTTTTGAGAATATTACCCTCAATTTGCTCTATCCTGTCTTGCACCTGAGATTCTTCCATCTCAGAATTTGATTGGTCAAAACTGGAAAGTTTCCTTGGCTCTTGCTCCAGTCTCTGTAACCTGACGATCTCAGAAgccattttcacattttccttCACAGCCTGCTCATGCACCTCTCCATCCTCTCCCAATTGTTGCATGCCAGACAGTGCTGAAACCTTGCTCTTCACTTCTGCATATTCATTTGCCAAGGCATTGTAATCATTCTGCAGTTTGGAAAAATCAAAGGTTTCCTgctgcaatttttttattttttcttgaagCTTTACGATTTCCAAACTCATCTGTGCCTTCTCTTTTTCTGCTCTTTCATGGGTCTCTTTGTTTAAACCCTCTAAAGCAAGAAGTTTGAAATTCAGTTTGTATTTCTCTTGTTCATATGCAGTCTCAAGCACTTCAAGTCTTTGGCTAACCAGCTTCCTTTTTTCCTCTACCACAGACATTtgttgttctctgtcttttagcTCTCTTTCATGATCATTTTGCTGCTGCAACATTTTATTATGCAACTCATCCTCTtgtttttcagcagcatttctcaGGTCCTGCAGCTCTTTCTGGAGCTGTTCCTTTTCACACATTAGCTTGTTCACATGCTCCTTGAAATTCTTCTCTAAGAGTTCTCTTTCCTGTGTTAGGACAAAAGAAATGGCCTTTTTGCTCTCCAGCGTTTCATTCAGTTGCTCTTGGGCTTCAGTGCATTCCTGGATGATTTCATCCTTTTCAAATTCCCACTGAGATTTCTCCTCACACTGTTGTTCGGCAAGTTCTTGCAGTTCTCGTTGGTAGCGTTCTTCAAGATTTCGTAGTGCTTCTTCATACTTGTTCACAATTGTTTGTCTGTTGACAGAAAACTGAGTTTCTGTTTGAGATGTTCTTCTGTTATACTCAGTTTCCATTTTTCCCCTAAATATGGTCAACATAACACATTACTAAAACCTCTCCCATTTCTGGAAAATATGTCTGTTTTCAAACTATTTAACGAAACAACTGAAATTTACATATTTAATCACATTTCAGACCAATATATTCAATAGTTGGATTTTTCTTTTGAGACCCAGAGTTACATTTAAGAGACAACCtgctgggattaaaaaaaaaatctacttgccTGGCAAGGAACATAACTCATGCAGTATTTTCAGAGGCAGTCTTACCAAAAATAGGCACCAGCTGATTCACATGAGTGAAACCCTCTCAGTAATGCTTCACATGAGAGCAAGGGGTCTCTTTGAACTGATCAACTTTCAGGTTCTGGGCCAGAGATTTAGCTCTTGGGTTCGAGAACCCAAGCTgtaattttaaaaactctttcaaTAAAGATGCAAAGAATGTAAAGGGCATGGACACTGAATGGGATTTACCAATTAACTGTGCTTTAGATCTTATTAACTAGTTTGATTTTATATCTGTATTTATCTGCAGTCGAACTGAAACCACTAATATTAAGCATCCAGTGTAAAAAACCGAAGAAAAGgcttttcttttatattgttcTTTTATATTGTTATATTGTCTTATATATATTGTTATATGTGAACAGATTCACATATAACAATAAAAACAGTTCTTCTAGTATAGTTTATACTATTAGAACTTTAAAGAAGAGTCAAAACAGATTAAAGATCAGGAATAACTTCTGAACTAGTTCAGACTCAGCAAAGCTGCCTAGCAGATAGCCCAAGCAGTGCTGTCTCACCTTACTTCTTGGAGTTCCTGTTGGTGTTCTTCCAGCAATTTGTGTTGCAGCTCTTCCATCTCAACAGCATGCTTTTCTGTCAGGCTTTTCAGCTGCTCATGGAAACCACGTTCTACCTCCCCCTTTTCTTCTTGCAGGGTCTGCACCAGAGCTCTCATCTTTTCTTCCATCCAAATACTGCTCTGAACCAGCTCCTCCCGCTCTCGGTTAAAGCTCTCTTGTACCTGCTCCAGCTTAACCCGGAGCTCTTCCTCATGTCCTAGCTTCAGCAGTTCTTGGAGATTAGCCTTTTCCTTATCAAAGCTCATCTGTAAGTCATTTCTCTCCTCGTTACGTTTACACTCAATCCTTTCTCGTTCCTCTCTGAGCATCGCTGTCTCTCCCTGGAGTGCTTCAATTTGGGTTTTAAGGGCACTTATTTGCTTTTCCATGGTTTGCCTCTCTTCATTGTATCTCTTAGCCATGTTTTCTTGCTCCTTTTCACAGTGGGCCTTCGTCTCAACTAGTTTTTCATAATGGCTCATCTgtgttaaaagaaaaatgcagtgCTTTATTTTCCAGCTTACAGAGGAGCAATATTCTCATTTGCACACTGGTATCTTAAACGGCCTTTCCCCACAGAAGCAGAATAGGAACGCTAGAGCAGTCAGCTCGATTTCTTAACGTGGCAAGGATAATTTTTACACATATACAAATGAAATTCATGTTACATGTTATTGGGAAACCAACAAAAGAAAGCGTAGACCATGTGCAGGGTCTCAACTGATTTTCATGAGTCAGGAAGGGAAGGTCTAGACCAGAGTTTGTGGTCCTGATTTAACTTTAGTCAGCCACACTTTCAAAATCCTTCAGTTAAGCTTTTCATTGTTGAGTCACCAAGAAAGTAAATATATTAAGCCATGCAAAAGAAAAGAGATCTGCTCTTCAAGGAAAAACTGATTTCCAGAAGCAGCAAACTATTGTCTCTCTTCCCTCCATGCTTCCTATCCCCAACTGTGGGGGTCAGTTTTCTTAAATTACAAACCCACCGTgtctgaagcctggtctacactcggAGGGaagggaatcgatctaagatacacaacttcagctacgtaaacaatgtagctgaagtcagcgtacTTAGATCTtcttaccacggtgtcttcactgcgataAGTCGATGGCtgacactctcccgttgactccgccaACGCCTTTCACCATGGTGGAGTACCggggtcgatgggagagtgctcagcagtCAATTTATCGCATATATGCTAGATGCGATAATCGACCCTcactggatcaatcactgcccatcgatccagcaggtaatgtagacaagcgcTGAGACTCCCTTTTACAGTTGTACTGTAGTCATGAATGGATGCAAACTAGGATTATTTTCAGCTGGGAAGGTGGGATAAGGAGATAGTCTGAAAACCCCCACACTACCGCAGCCTGGGCCACAGTTTAACATTGCCAGGCTGCTTAAACTTCACTTTTATCAACTTTCTATCCAACAGCTTTTCAAATTAACAATTGTTCCAATTGCTCCAACTACTCAGGTGACTAATTTGGGGACACCACTTGAGTTTCCTGTGCTCTACAGACCAAGAGTCCAAGTGTACAGCAGGAAGGCGTTACTATTTTCTACTTGCTGGTACGTGGCTGTTACACTACAGCCTCATGAGGTGTCCTGCCCTCCCAACCACAGAGGGTGAGTGCTGCACTTGTGCTGGACGGAGGAGAGAGATAAGAGGCCAACCACTGGCGGTTGCAGGTCAAATGGCAGCAAGAAAAGGAACAGCCAAAGCCACGCCCCTTCCAAAGGAACCATGAAAGGGATGAGGGAATTTCCGAGGCTTTATTTGCGTATGAAGATAGCTTACTGTGTCTTTGAGCTCCTGTTTCAGATGCTGCAGCTCCTTGTGGTGTTGTTCCTTCATTCGTTCAATGACCATTTCTGCTTCTATGCTCATATTTAGTGGATTGCAATCTTCAGAACCAAGccctaaaaaaacccaacaaaacaaaaaaaaccacgcATGTGTTTTCTTGAAGCCCCAAGTGACCAAATGTTCAAGCAAAGCACCTCACCACCTACTCTCCTGGATTTATTGAAACTCAAGGGTGTCAGTTACAACAGCAGGATTCTGTAACAGCCCAGCTCAGGCTCAAACCATCCCAAGGCACCTGGGGCAAAGCAACGCCAAGCTTTCATTTTAGTCTTAATGCTTAACACAGTGACTGACTGCTCTCCAGCGGCAACACTTTCCCTGAGGTTAAATATCAGAATGGCGGCCCCACTCCCAGGCTCTCACTGAactgcccacagggcaggtttGGGTGGAAGGGGAGGATGGAGGTGTTGTAAACCCTGCATTAAGCTCACCTCTACACTCTCCCTATCCTGGAGTCACTGGGCACACGCGTCATCACCCAGTGGCAATCTGAACAGCCCTCAGACATCTTTGACTTCTGCCAGCTGAAGCCATAGCCAAGAATCATTGCTGCATATAAGCACTGGAGCCATTCCCTCTCCACCAGTACAGCTGAAATCTCTATGCCAGCTTCATGTCACCAGAGGTTCCACTTTGCAATGGGGCAAATTTCTCTGGACCAGATAGGTCAGCTCTGGGACCTGGCTCGGCTGGCAGCTTGGCGTGGAGCAGCTGCACCACACTAAGAATATGTCTTCACTATCGGCCGGATCAgcgggcagtgatcaatccagcagggatcgatttattgcatgtagtctagatgcgataaatcgatccctcaGTGCtttcccgtcaactcctgtactccagcaccgcaagaggtgcaggcagagtcaacgggggagtggcagaGTCGACTCACTGCGGTGAAGACACTATgataagttgatctaagtacatcaacttcagctacattattcatgtagctgaagtcctgtaacttagattgatccccccttagtgtagaccagagctaaAAGTAATGGCCCATCATCATCTGCCTGTTCTCATATTGCTTTGCTGGGATGGTGGTCGTGATGGTGCAGGATTAGATAGGTACCAAAAAAGTTGCTTTAGTTTAATGAAGGAAAATATACATGTTTTGTAGATTAAGGAAAATAAATGGGTTTTAGCAGCCATAGGAAGGGCTTTGAAAATACAGGGAGAAAAATGTAAGTGGCAAGATCAGTTATAAAAATGCTGCACTTAAAATGTGACTGATAAGAAAGAGAAGCCTCTGATCACCAGGAATGGCATCCTCTAGTTTGCATAATAAAGAAAACATTGTTCTGTATTGCCCCAGGAGTGACCCCTAACACACCAATGTCATCCCAAAGAAGGAGGCCGAGCCATAAAATCTTATCTGCTCAAAGCCGGGGAAGGGGTCAACCTCAAACTCCCCCAGACTGGTTCTTAACTAAAGATAGCAACTGGCAAACACATCACTTGTCTGTATAAAACGCTGAGCTCTTAAAGGGTTCGTTACTAGTACCTGCCTGACCAGGTGGGACCCGCCCACATGGGTTTGAGTATCTCTGGGTTCAGTCCTTCTGTGAGTATTCTGATCAAATGCTCATGCTGTGTGTTGCAATAGCTTATTATTTCGGCTTTTAGACGTGCTTAGAGCAAGTGTATAAACATTATCTGGCTTTTAGATTTCATAAACGAATTAACAGTTGATTTGGTGTTGTGGGAATATCCTGCCCTACTACGACTGCTGATATCTCTAGCGCGGGGACTGCTCCAAGTGTTTGATTGTCTGGGATTTCCTTATGTTAGTAAGTTTCAAGTTGTGCCTAGTTCTGGCATATCAACTCCCATTTAATCCATCTTGTCACAAAAAGTTCCAGAGCCGAGAGATTCCTATAATCCCTCCACTAGAATACAGCAGAAGAGCCTACTCCAAAACAAACCTAGAGGAAATATCCTTTACCTTGATCAGGCTCCACACCACCACTTCCCCCATTTTTCATGTCAAACTCCTCATGCAGCGAGCTTTCCAAAGAAGGCCTAAATATTCTGCCTTGAGTACGATACTCTTCCAGCTCAGACTGGAGTTCATCGATCTGGTCTTGCATCTCCTGAGTAAAAAAACACACCAGAATGAAATAGACCAAGTCACGGGAACAGATATATTGCAACATGACAGGACATTCAATCTCGTAAAATAAACCACTCTGACTTGCCAAAAATCTTGGAGTAGCCTAAGACCAGCACTAATTATCCTCCCATCTGCAGACCCATGGCTGTCCTTTTCCAAgttccaacacacacagataacTTCGAGGTGTATGTTTACTCACTGAGCTATCAGCACATTCATACTGAATGTACACTTTGTGTAGGAAACATATGAAGCTTTCATACTCTACATTTTGGTCTGTTTCCCATTGGTTGTTACCCAGGATACAATGTAGGAACCTTTCAAACATAACCGTGAAATATCTGCTATCACTCACAGGGGAACCACCCTTCTGCTGTGACCTGGATATGAAAGTTACAGGCTGTGATGCCCTCAATGCACATTAATTCATTTACCATCTGTTACTTTTGCCCAGTGGCCAACAGGATATCCTGGCTCTGCGCCACATACAAACACACTGAGCACATGGCATTAGCGTTTATTGGGGCAAATGAGTACCTGAGCTAGTATGCATGTACACTAATTCATGTGCATTTGGAAAATGTCCACTAAATGAACCCTGACATTTCACTCCCCCAACCTCCTCCAACAACTTCAGAGCTGACAGTCCTTCAAAGTAGCGGGCTGCATATTCCCATAAGAACATGGAGAGGCAAATATTTGGCCTGCAGACACCATCTGAAAGAAAGCAAGTATGAATGTACCTAGTTCTACAGGGTTTTTGGCTTTAGCTCCCAAATTGGTGGAATCCCAGAATGGCAGCAGAGTGACAGTACTGCTGTGGATTAAATGTCATCTAAAACCAGGGCATTCCGTGTGAAACAAGAAAGCTCATCCATTCTGCTTTGAATATTTGCAGCCACAGCAGTCCTTAGAAAGTGGATAAAATTAGAGTAGATATTTTGGGGACACAAATTACAAGAATTTTGAATCAGGATGGGTTGATTTAAATCACAGCGttgtaaatcatgatttaaatcagcaagcagaaaaccctgatttaattttaattgtgttttgcatttgtacttcaTTATTTACTTAAGGAAACGTTGAGTCTGATTGGTTGGTAATCAGTAAAACAACAACTGAACACACCCTTTTTGTTACATTTGGCACTTCCTTTTGATAATGTGGCAGAGCTCTGGCTTTGCTCctgtgggtcctgcgcttctaggcggcttatgctagcctcagtggct carries:
- the NIN gene encoding ninein isoform X7 — protein: MDEAEQDQYEARLKELFDSFDSTGTGSLGQEELTDLCHVLHLEEVAPGALQQTLLQGNLLGRVHFEQFKEALILILSRTLSNEDDFQEPDSSPEAQPKYIKGGKRYGRRSLPEFQESVEEFAEVTVIEPLNEAARSSHIASNDCNEHWKTQDSEEYEAEGQLRFWNPDDLNASQTASSPPQDWIEEKLQEVCENLGITRDGHLNRKKLISVCEQYGLQTVDGEVLEEVFHNLEQDGTMSIEDFFYGLFKNGKSLTPSASTPYRQLKRHLSMQSFDESGRRTTALSAMTSTIGFRVFSSLDDGLGYASVERVLDTWHEEGIENGHEILTALDFSLDGKVNLTELTLALENELLITKNGTHQAALASFKMEIRHLLERVDQVVREKEKLRSDLEKAEKLKSLMASEVDDHHATIERRNEYNLRKLDEEYKERTAALKNELRKERELILQQAGKQRLELEREIEKVKTEENYVRDRLTLSLKESSRLESELLETGQKLTEYESLTSKLQRNLENVLAEKFGDLDPSSAEFFLQEERLVQMKNEYEQQCREMQDQIDELQSELEEYRTQGRIFRPSLESSLHEEFDMKNGGSGGVEPDQGLGSEDCNPLNMSIEAEMVIERMKEQHHKELQHLKQELKDTMSHYEKLVETKAHCEKEQENMAKRYNEERQTMEKQISALKTQIEALQGETAMLREERERIECKRNEERNDLQMSFDKEKANLQELLKLGHEEELRVKLEQVQESFNREREELVQSSIWMEEKMRALVQTLQEEKGEVERGFHEQLKSLTEKHAVEMEELQHKLLEEHQQELQEVRGKMETEYNRRTSQTETQFSVNRQTIVNKYEEALRNLEERYQRELQELAEQQCEEKSQWEFEKDEIIQECTEAQEQLNETLESKKAISFVLTQERELLEKNFKEHVNKLMCEKEQLQKELQDLRNAAEKQEDELHNKMLQQQNDHERELKDREQQMSVVEEKRKLVSQRLEVLETAYEQEKYKLNFKLLALEGLNKETHERAEKEKAQMSLEIVKLQEKIKKLQQETFDFSKLQNDYNALANEYAEVKSKVSALSGMQQLGEDGEVHEQAVKENVKMASEIVRLQRLEQEPRKLSSFDQSNSEMEESQVQDRIEQIEGNILKNLQDGCKETDHRAYLLVLSLLEAKTKELEEMVEAYSSLEQMYEDTKVENHALKIQIGQLLENIMVLEAEYNEANDKKQDQASKVSVLEMKQTELEKIFEAVPKLKMFCEDVEKEKGCFQEDSKVAKITSDHATDHKVSRLQTELKKAEEITEASVQLEQICGATEENGQLNNLVPQLWKKIEELEERSRAQAILLSLQEEIQLENKGLKSEMIKLFEQNKKLEEDVPRLTSLQHRLEESTQESVKLRQEKTQLLEKVQELEYACDQSAQEKIEMHSENLRLQCRLGKLEEYTLTFKVLQDKHGQCETTIKDLAAEKRELQELSRKLKEKVTSLVKQKDMHSQEEKELNSTIHDLQSTCSELQQKVELLRCEAEKLREENAILKNEITLLNEEGSVSNLKLRELNGSREEMWQKIEAIRKEKVAVQKMADNLRKQVSDLKDRNQQLDFENAELSQKNSKNQADVQDLNQRLARILRQKEKEVGKCTLEEWEKERSKLKEELEKCQVKSSTLVSSLETELSKIKVQIRLLDQENHLLRQELEKTKQLPRCPDLSDFQNEISSVITKNEKLLKEREALSEELNRCVDKVAKVNFLENVIASLKQEQKSWEQQSQTLKVQLTVSQEKVQSLDEALQNINLQMSRLKSDLRVTQQEKEALKQEVMSLHKLLQNANDKNRVLELAVHSSGLQNQQKKLHWDELEQLIKQEQQLLRQENERLQREVQNTKTDLTHSREKKYRSRIA